The genomic DNA ACACGGCATCACCGTTCTCGAATTTAACTGCAGTCTATTTCGTTTGTCATTAGACAcgttcattttcttttatcaccttctttcttttttcatttttctttttttagaaaaaatcTTGCATACTTTGTACTTGTAATAACATAATAGTCTGCTAGTACCATGTTCGGAAAGATATTTCCAAATCCgcaacattttcttttcttttcttttttatcaccTCATGATTTTCAGTAAATGTGTTCgacaagaaaaaaaattactaGACAAATtgtatctataaaatttcgttctaCAACTTAtaaaaaacattaatttaatactttatacatgaaaatataatttgttcCTGTTTTTCTGTGATGTATAAATAAGAGAATCATCGGAATTAGTCACCAGCAACGACCAGAGTATATCTAGCTTTTTACAGTACAAAATACAGCTCCTGgcacatatgtatgtatatatgtatacacatatgcgcatatatatatatatacatatacctaGTAACGAAATATTTCACCATATGTAAGGATATACTAAGGCAAAGTGCAACTGCATCCTTTGAAAGTTCATAACAATCACTGACAATATGAACAATGGTGACCACCTGCATAACAATTATGATTGTACATACAAAATGTGCAAATTTGTATAGACCTCTgtgtttatatgtatatatacatatatacgttgTGATGATCATTGACGACCATACCGAGGTAATTGCATTCATTTTCGCTTAAAGAATCTGACATACAATGCATATATATTTTGCCCTGGTTTATGAGAATCTAAGATGATATTTCGAGTATAACTGTATATAAACTCGTAAACACTGACAATCTTACAATTGCGCAACTTTTGTTGACGTCTGAAACTAAGtctgttataaaataatagtacAACGATCCTCATTACATCCTTACACATTAAAAATTGGCGTTACTAAACCTTACTTATATGTATTCAGGGCCGGCATGTTCACTTCCTTTCCCATTACTTCTgaactttttttcttcttaactCGAGTTGCTAGAGAGTTCGAGAGGGAGGACCGGATACAAGATGCGTGGATGTGAGAAAGGAAcataaatttgatttattacgATTTTTTTCATAGTCATTATATATCCCTTTCTTATGTCAAACGGCTATCCATTTATAATTCAATGGGCTGATAATATTTCCTCCCTCAATATGAATTACCAACAAATATCTCAAATTCCATCAGCTGAAGCTGACAAAATATGTCATAAATGCTGCacttgtaaaatttcttttatgaaatatattaagaGTCCATACATCTTGCATCACAAAATAATACGCGTACGAGATAGTTTGAAGGTCAGGGGACAGAGGATTCATGTCTCTACTCTAATTCAATCGaatgtttataatattattacatcGTATAGTGTGTATTCATGTAATGCTGGATGTGTTCTATGTGTAAATGTACTTTGTGCGCGCGCACGCATGTATAGTGTAATGTAAcagcaataaaataaaaaaaataaaaaaaaaacagagaCATCATAAGAAAAAACCCTTGCGAAGAGAACAACGACATGTAGAAGGGGAGGGAAACTAGGAATAAAATGGGCTTCCGGGAGTTGGGCATGGAGAGATGGAAATTCGAACGACTATGACAAAACTCATTTTTAGCAATTATACGCATCAACGAGACATACGTTCGCACATCCCTACCTAGCTACAATCCCCGGTAGTAGCGCGCGCGACGGTAAACGGCTTATCGTTAAGCGAGCGGCACGGATTCCGGTTATCTCCTACTTTCTGTCATCCTGATCACATTCACGGCTTAAATGACCAGGCTTGCCACAAGTATAGCATGCTTTTCCTCCGACTTCAGTGCAGTTACGAGCAAAATGAcctgttttattacaattatagcAACTTTGCATTCCAAAACGTCCAGAATCATTACCACCTTCGGGGCAGCTACGTGCCATATGACCAGTCTTGTTGCAGTTATAACAGCTCATTTCAGGCCCCTGTTAAAAGCATTCTAggttacaatattattttatcgataatataCTGCATGAAATCTtgcaatatattaatatatgtaaaataaacaaatgtgatgctaaaaattgatatagtaACATAAACatatgaaaagaaagataaaatttggaaaattataGTAACCTGTTGACAGTCTTTTGCAATGTGCCCTACACCTTGGCAACGGTAGCAAAGGTCTTGATCTTCTTTACATTCTCGTGCAAAGTGTCCAAATTGGTTACACTTGTAGCACTTGTCACGACCACGGGCAAAGCCACCTTCTCGATCACGGCCACGGTCACCTCTACCTCCACCTCCACCACCTTGTGGACACTCCCGTGCATAGTGACCCATTCGGTTACATTTATAACAAGCACTTGAACtcattttctataaatctacaacaaaaattaaacaacATATTAATATACACACATGCATATGTATTGATATACTAACATCTTTTTTAATACACTAAtagtaaattcaattttaagtgatatataaattacattacaTATATAGATATGAAATGGCTACACacatatatgaaaaaattatgttGGTATTTAAATTAGAACGTATTACCCAATCCAACATAATgctaaaatattacaataaataagatattaaaatatgatattaaaataattatggAATATAGTTTAAAACTTTGTTAAAGACtttaaattattacatattcATTAATGATCTAATAAACATCTATAATGCAAAAGTATATACTAATTAGACAATATATTGATATACATATCTTCCAAATATTATATGGAACgaaatgaagaataaaatgGGGAAAACAAGATACTAAAACTGTACCAGATTGCtaaaaaaagttataaaagagaaaaaggcaAAAAAGATGaggaaatatttcaaaaatatacacTCTTTATCATAAATCTCGAAATATTaggaaaattataatatacaattggCAACGTATTCGGAAAAATACAGTAAgctattttaaataacaatataaaatgGCATCGTGTATCCAATCCATCCTAGGTACGAGTACGTAGAATGCACGTGTTTGAGGGAAGCGTCGTGCACGCGGAAGCAGTTtccttatttaaaaaatactagGTAACACGACAACATTCTAccagaaaaataatattcaaatcaTTATGTACAAAACCCTGAGAAATCGCCGTCTATCGTACAACGTGGCTCTCTTGCCCCCACTTTGCAGTGGTGGTACGCAAGTACGCCACGGCGCGAAGATGGCATCCGAGACTGACGCCGTACTGCGCTTTTTTTGCCTGGCCAAAGAAAAGATCGTCGAGGGCGAGGTATACATATACGATCGTGCACAAAACCCGCCGTATCGTACGatggaaagaaattttctcCGCGATGCGgcgaaacgaaataaaatccTCATTTACTAGTAGAATGAGGAATTGAACCAACGAAGTCGAGGACCACGTGTGGAATCACAGAGAAAGAACCGCGGACCCGCTATCGcgacatatattattattctttagcGACGACATAGCGACTTACCTCCGGTGCTTGATGGAATCGCACAATAAATCCTCCTCTCGTTGGTCTTTACCGACACGTCAGGAACAATGGGTCCGCGGGAAGTACTGTTTTCCTGGGAAAACTCGAACCGATACTCAGCCGAATGACTGCGGCGACCATTGACTACGGGAAGGAAGATCAGCCAGCCAATCGTAGCTACGTTGCCCGCCAAACTCTGTTGCAACCATAGACATAAGAAACATAGACCATTGGtaccaaataaagaaaatgatCCTCGTTGAAAAAGAGATAGAGATATTTAACgtactctctctttctttttctaacgGATATTTGCTTCGCctatagaaagagaaaggttGACTTCGCAATTTATTTCTATCTCTTTTTCAATAAGGCTCATTTTCTTCACACACTATTCGCGATCTATACTTCTTATATCTATGGTTACAACAATGGACGCCACTTCCCCTACTGCGGCTATCGTAATCAAGTTGaacaacaaaattatttatttattaatatttttaccgAAATTATCATTTTAGTTATCGCATAatgcattaattatttattaaaatatgtagTTTTTCGTGTAAACATCAATCACCGACAAAATTGAAGAAGGCAAATATGATTTTCAGAATATCGCTGGTGATCAACCTCAACATCTATTGGTTCAATATCTTCGAAATTGCGTTGATAACTTATTTCAACCAATCACCTAATGCAGCTGGAATACACCGAAATTACATTCAATTTGAAAAGAATTCATACAAAATGCGAACCTCTACGtcttattaaaaaatgataaaataaaattgattttaaaaatagaattgTAGTTTTGATATCGTTGGTAGTATATCAAGTAAAAAATAAGTGGTCTGTAATAAAAGCAGATAATAATTTGTATGTATTAAACAAacaatgttttatatatatatatatatggagATCATTATATATCCGTCGCTTATTGGAAGACGtgatttataaatttcacattttataATATGCACATGGAGTAATGCAGAaacataaatacaaaattttaagaatataTTAAGACTTTCTCTAATAATTGTCTCTAATAAATGTCTCTTTATGTAATGTTTGTATAAAacttgataaaaaatataatactgaTAGTTGTTAACTATaagcaataaatatatgttatcctaaatattatgtatttaaaaataaatttattcatacaataaaaattagaaaattatgaaaattcaatatgtaaaacgtattttttattacatattatagtatatttaCTCATGTAAGCCATTATTGAGACAGATTATTACTTATGAAAACTATgtttataaatgataaataatgTTCAATGTAATTGTTTCatagtaattttatttataaaatgagtATCTGTAAAAAGTTATAACACTATACTTCAATATTGATACTCATTTACTTtgaaaaaatcaatttaaaagTGCATTCGTATCATTTAAAACAATTAATGTttctaacaaatatatattaaattattgcCAACATTTGTATATtggatatacatatattcataTCGTTGCCTTGTTTACTCTACTTTTTAGATCCTAAATTTTTTACTGTATGATAATAACCTACAAATATAACCTACAATTTTTCGGCTTTatctcatttttattttttgtcaacTCTCTCTTGAAGTTTGATTGTATTTGTACATATATTCCTAGTAAACAATTGCATGAGATCAGCGAAGGTGCTATGAATTATTAAGCTTTAATAATAACTGTGGAAATAAAAGTCGTATAagatattttttcttaaaaatcgTTTATTCTGATTACgcatacgtatgtatgtactaGGAGAAGTAAGTATATCCACtgtgtgaaatattaaaatatttgaaaaatgttaaattggtacaactttataattaaacagtgttttcaattttaattgcagaattaaataatatacattttaaagctgtttcaaattgtatttgtttggtACTCAATCGTTTGTTAGTACTTCAGTAGTACATGATAATTTAAGGTTAAGTGTAGtatgttttaataaatacattcgtaatatataaaaattaaattaaagacAATGTCTCTATACGACGATTTTGACAAACACAGAACGTCGGAAAAAGTAGTTGGATGGTCATCTAGTATCAAATTATTACAATCTCAACTACAATTAAAAAAGGCTGCTACTACACAGGTATGTGATCTTCTATAACAATGACTAGATGATAGtggtatttaatattattgctGTACCATATTTTTAGCCAAAACGCGAACAATATAGAAAAGCAACAGCAGTATTAGCACCTGTGATAGATTTAAAGTCAAAAGCCAATCGGAACACAGAAAGGGAAGATGATGGGCCACATAATAATCCACTCTCTTCTGGTACTGTTAGCAGTATTGGAGTAGGAGGTGAATTTGATTGGAATgtaataaatgaatatgatCCTATGTGGCCTAATGAATATGACAAAGTTGTTAAAGAACTAAGAGATTTACGTGATAGAGAACACGATCAAGAGACTGAAATGCGTAAACGTAGACGAGACAGTTCACGTTTTGAAGATACACAGGTAATGTATTAAGTtcactatatatataactgagaaaaatagaatgtgtggttcatatatttttacaaataatgtGCATATTTGCTTCAGGCTTCCTCTGGGAATAGTACAATGATTCCCCCTGAAAGAGATGAGGAAAGAACTCCTACATCAAGAGGTATTGCCGGGGGAGCAGCTATAGCACCACCACCTTCCCTACAAGAATCTTCTGAGCTTCCACCTCCAACACAACCAAGACCACCAACTAGTATAGGTTATGCTACATCATCAGTAGCAGCAAAAATAATGGCTAAATATGGTTTCAAAGAAGGACAAGGACTTGGTAAAAAGGAACAAGGAATGTCTGTTGCTTTACAAGTAGAAAAAACTAGTAAACGAGGTGGAAGGATTGTTGGAGAAAGAGAACAACTTAtgccaccaccaccacctGTTGCTGTTTCTCCACCTCCAACACAACAGCAAGTTCCACCTTTACAACCTTCGGAAGAACCCAGCATTACTGAAATAATGAAATGTCCGAGTAAggtaagaaaaaaattaatttcgtttgaGTCTTGTAGTATTAGTATTTGAGTATGGTATTTGAGATTCaagtttaataataatatttttacttcGTGAAGTTATAATTCTCAtgaagtttttaatttttacgtAAATTTGTGCATAAAGTATAGaaaagtaaatatattttttgtaaaatatacataaaaggAACACAATACATATGTTAAAACattttctattacaaaatatattattaattaggttgtattattacgtaatatggttgGTCCCGGAGAAGTGGATGATGATCTTGAACCTGAAGTTAAAGACGAATGTAATACGAAATATGGCGATGTAGCGCGTGTTATTATTCATGAAGTAACAGAAGCTGCTCCAGAAGAAGCTGTTAGAATCTTCGTAGAATTTAAGAGAATAGAAAGTGCTATTAAAGCTGTGGTTGATTTAAATGGACGGTTTTTCGGTGGAAGACAAGTCAAAGCAGGTTTTTATTCCAGTGAAAAACTTGATAGTTTACAATTAATGGACTAACTTCttatttttagattttacCTAATAAATACAACTTAAGAAAGACAATAACATGAAATTAATATACTGATTATTATGTTGaaaactatataatatattgcaGTTTTGTTGAAACATTCGTGTTAAATAACATTATGAAActtatgattatttaatttaaaattacataatagTCAATATATTGagcaatttttcaatttatatccTGTTATAAACGTAATAGGttgcaatttatttatatgtatatataaacgGTTTTTATATCTGCTCTTGATAGATCATTGCTGTTGTTTTaccaaatttaatataaattgtgTACACAATAAATATaggtaataaataaaaaaaatttataattccgcatatataataaataaaaatattaattaagcTTAAGtcttcaatattttaaaatgaaaattaatattttaaaatattttaaaaagtgaataatatgaaaaaaaggaacataacttttttgtgatttcacaaaataaaataatgactATATTAGCAAATAATGTAGCGAATTATAATTcacatattaaaaatttggtaattaagaaaatattgcGATTGATACaatcaatatattttactacgAAATTTAAAATCGTATAATATGATTCTCAtttctttgttaatttttctcATTAATTTACGTCATAAAGAATATATAGTAAAATTGtaacaatttaaatttttatctgcTATGTATAAAAGTtcaataattacaattttacttTACTTTCTTATTGTCAATTAAGTCTTCAATTGTTTTGTTCAATTGAGCACTAAATGCAGCAGAACTGAAAGTTTCCATAAATCTAACTTTGCCTGC from Bombus huntii isolate Logan2020A chromosome 5, iyBomHunt1.1, whole genome shotgun sequence includes the following:
- the LOC126866059 gene encoding CCHC-type zinc finger nucleic acid binding protein produces the protein MSSSACYKCNRMGHYARECPQGGGGGGRGDRGRDREGGFARGRDKCYKCNQFGHFARECKEDQDLCYRCQGVGHIAKDCQQGPEMSCYNCNKTGHMARSCPEGGNDSGRFGMQSCYNCNKTGHFARNCTEVGGKACYTCGKPGHLSRECDQDDRK
- the LOC126866037 gene encoding splicing factor 45, which produces MSLYDDFDKHRTSEKVVGWSSSIKLLQSQLQLKKAATTQPKREQYRKATAVLAPVIDLKSKANRNTEREDDGPHNNPLSSGTVSSIGVGGEFDWNVINEYDPMWPNEYDKVVKELRDLRDREHDQETEMRKRRRDSSRFEDTQASSGNSTMIPPERDEERTPTSRGIAGGAAIAPPPSLQESSELPPPTQPRPPTSIGYATSSVAAKIMAKYGFKEGQGLGKKEQGMSVALQVEKTSKRGGRIVGEREQLMPPPPPVAVSPPPTQQQVPPLQPSEEPSITEIMKCPSKVVLLRNMVGPGEVDDDLEPEVKDECNTKYGDVARVIIHEVTEAAPEEAVRIFVEFKRIESAIKAVVDLNGRFFGGRQVKAGFYSSEKLDSLQLMD